One genomic window of Micropterus dolomieu isolate WLL.071019.BEF.003 ecotype Adirondacks linkage group LG06, ASM2129224v1, whole genome shotgun sequence includes the following:
- the atp1b3a gene encoding sodium/potassium-transporting ATPase subunit beta-3a isoform X2, translating into MFSISLLLSLHRPLHSPPPRRLLRLTTSPAALCCLFLGRRNRAFWNQTKYINTTMASTEDKPANKENVSSWKDSFYNPRTGELMGRTASSWALILLFYLVFYCFLAGMFALTMWVMLLTLDDYVPKYRDRVPYPGLVIRPNSLDITFNKSDPLKYADYVQHLESFLQRYNDTEQEKNEECPQGEYFMQDDSEDMTKKACRFKRGVLSLCSGLSDTNFGYSEGKPCVLLKMNRIIGLKPRGDPYINCTVKRDNPIQMQYFPSEGRIDKMYFPYYGKKAHETYVQPLVAVKLLLTKEDYNKELSVECRVEGSDLRNNDERDKFLGRVTFRIKVVE; encoded by the exons ATGTTT AgcatctctctccttctctctctacACCGCCCACTCCACTCACCGCCGCCTCGCCGGCTTCTTCGCCTCACTACATCGCCCGCTGCCCTTTGCTGCCTTTTTTTAGGGAGAAGAAACCGTGCATTTTGGaaccaaacaaaatatataaataccaCTATGGCGAGTACCGAGGATAAACCTGCCAACAAGGAGAATGTGTCCAGCTGGAAGGACTCCTTCTACAACCCGAGGACCGGGGAGCTGATGGGTCGCACGGCCAGCAGCTGGG CCCTCATCCTGTTGTTCTACCTGGTTTTCTACTGTTTCCTGGCTGGTATGTTTGCCCTGACCATGTGGGTGATGCTGCTCACTCTGGATGACTATGTGCCGAAGTACCGAGACCGTGTTCCCTATCCAG GATTGGTGATTCGTCCCAATTCATTGGATATCACATTCAATAAATCTGACCCGCTGAAGTATGCAGATTATGTCCAACACCTGGAGTCCTTCCTGCAAA GATATAATGATACAGAGCAGGAGAAGAACGAGGAGTGCCCACAAGGAGAGTATTTCATGCAGGATGACAGCGAGGACATGACGAAGAAAGCTTGTCGCTTCAAGAGGGGCGTCCTGAGTCTCTGCTCTGGCCTCTCTGACACCAACTTTGGCTACTCTGAGGGAAAACCCTGCGTGCTGCTGAAGATGAACAGG ATCATCGGCCTGAAACCTCGTGGGGATCCCTACATCAACTGCACAGTAaaa AGAGACAACCCAATCCAAATGCAGTATTTCCCCAGTGAGGGGCGTATTGATAAGATGTATTTCCCCTACTACGGCAAGAAAGCCCAT GAGACTTACGTGCAGCCCCTGGTGGCAGTGAAGCTGCTGCTCACCAAGGAGGACTACAACAAGGAGCTGTCGGTGGAGTGCAGGGTAGAGGGCTCTGACCTCCGGAACAACGATGAGAGGGATAAGTTCCTGGGCCGCGTTACCTTCAGGATCAAGGTGGTGGAGTAA
- the gk5 gene encoding putative glycerol kinase 5 isoform X1, translating into MGTQRNGFKKESFILSVDVGTTTIRCHVYDKVAKVRGSCSTKVVSLYPDIGHVEMDPEALWKGFITVVKGAVQDAGVQMHQMEALGISTQRGTFTTWDRNTGVPFHNFISWQDQRAADLVNSWNKSYTIKAIHGVSKVHYFLTRQKRSLAASLIVFSSQHVTFRLVWALTHYKQVRQAVNEGNCCFGTIDTWLLFKLTKGLVHATDYSNASSTGIFDSYQMCWSGFLCSLLSLPLSIFPTVENTGQDFGSTDPSIFGVPIPIMAVMADQQSAMFGECCFDVGDVKITMGTGTFMDINTGSKPHTSMAGLYPLVGWKIGSEVVYLAEGNGADTGTAIKWAQKLELFTDVQETSAMAYSVSDSDGVYFVPSFSGLQAPLNDPKACASLMGLKPTTTKGHLVRAILESVAFRNQQLFETMRETRIPITKIRVDGGVSSNDFVMQLTADLFGRKIARTQHREMSCLGAAFVAGLGVGFWRTREELKKLQSTDEMFLPRGGAPKEGAGGPSQEYIPVIHSWEGALRRSMNWYNKP; encoded by the exons ATGGGGACTCAGAGGAACGGTTTCAAGAAGGAAAGCTTCATCTTATCCGTGGACGTTGGTACAACGACAATCAGATGTCACGTCTATGATAAAGTGGCAAAAGTCCGAGGATCATGCTCCACTAAG GTTGTTTCCTTGTATCCAGATATAGGACATGTGGAGATGGACCCAGAAGCACTATGGAAAGGGTTTATCACTGTGGTTAAGGGAGCTGTGCAAG ATGCAGGAGTTCAAATGCACCAGATGGAGGCCCTTGGCATCTCCACTCAACGAGGTACCTTCACAACATGGGACAG GAACACTGGGGTTCCTTTCCATAACTTCATCAGCTGGCAGGATCAGAGGGCTGCAGACCTGGTGAATTCCTGGAACAAATCCTACACAATAAAG GCAATCCATGGTGTGTCAAAGGTACACTACTTCCTGACCAGGCAGAAGCGTTCGCTTGCAGCAAGTCTTATTGTCTTCTCCTCTCAACATGTTACCTTCCGCCTCGTCTGGGCCCTAACACACTACAagcag GTTCGTCAAGCAGTAAATGAAGGCAACTGCTGCTTTGGAACTATAGACACCTGGCTCCTGTTCAAACTCACAAAAG GACTCGTCCATGCCACAGACTACTCTAATGCCAGTTCAACAGGAATTTTCGACTCCTATCAG ATGTGTTGGAGTGGGTTTCTCtgctctcttctttctctccctctgtctatTTTCCCCACAGTAGAAAATACAGG GCAAGACTTTGGTTCCACAGACCCATCCATCTTCGGCGTGCCCATTCCCATCATGGCAGTG ATGGCAGACCAGCAGTCAGCCATGTTTGGAGAGTGCTGCTTTGACGTAGGTGATGTCAAGATCACCATGGGCACGGGCACCTTCATGGACATCAACACCGGGAGTAAACCACATACGTCCATGGCAG GCCTGTATCCTCTAGTGGGGTGGAAGATTGGCTCAGAAGTGGTGTATCTGGCGGAGGGCAATGGAGCAGACACAGGCACTGCCATCAAATGGGCACAAAAGCTTG AGCTCTTCACTGACGTCCAAGAGACCAGCGCCATGGCTTACAGTGTCAGTGACTCAGACGGAGTGTATTTCGTCCCTTCCTTCAGTGGCCTGCAG GCTCCTCTGAATGATCCCAAAGCTTGTGCTTCCCTCATGGGCCTCAAACCTACCACCACTAAAGGTCATCTGGTCCGGGCCATTCTGGAGTCTGTTGCCTTCAG AAACCAGCAGCTATTTGAGACAATGAGGGAAACTCGCATTCCTATCACAAAGATCAG gGTGGATGGTGGTGTTTCATCAAATGACTTTGTCATGCAGCTGACTGCAGACCTGTTTGGCAGAAAGATAGCCAGAACCCAACACCGTGAAATGTCATGTTTAGGGGCTGCTTTTGTCGCTGGACTTGGAGTGG GCTTCTGGAGGACCAGGGAAGAGCTGAAGAAGCTGCAGAGTACCGACGAGATGTTCTTGCCCCGAGGAGGAGCACCCAAGGAGGGTGCTGGCGGCCCAAGTCAGGAATACATCCCTGTCATCCACAGCTGGGAGGGAGCTCTCAGACGCTCCATGAATTGGTACAACAAGCCATGA
- the gk5 gene encoding putative glycerol kinase 5 isoform X3: MGTQRNGFKKESFILSVDVGTTTIRCHVYDKVAKVRGSCSTKVVSLYPDIGHVEMDPEALWKGFITVVKGAVQDAGVQMHQMEALGISTQRGTFTTWDRNTGVPFHNFISWQDQRAADLVNSWNKSYTIKAIHGVSKVHYFLTRQKRSLAASLIVFSSQHVTFRLVWALTHYKQVRQAVNEGNCCFGTIDTWLLFKLTKGLVHATDYSNASSTGIFDSYQMCWSGFLCSLLSLPLSIFPTVENTGQDFGSTDPSIFGVPIPIMAVMADQQSAMFGECCFDVGDVKITMGTGTFMDINTGSKPHTSMAGLYPLVGWKIGSEVVYLAEGNGADTGTAIKWAQKLELFTDVQETSAMAYSVSDSDGVYFVPSFSGLQAPLNDPKACASLMGLKPTTTKGHLVRAILESVAFRNQQLFETMRETRIPITKIRVDGGVSSNDFVMQLTADLFGRKIARTQHREMSCLGAAFVAGLGASGGPGKS; this comes from the exons ATGGGGACTCAGAGGAACGGTTTCAAGAAGGAAAGCTTCATCTTATCCGTGGACGTTGGTACAACGACAATCAGATGTCACGTCTATGATAAAGTGGCAAAAGTCCGAGGATCATGCTCCACTAAG GTTGTTTCCTTGTATCCAGATATAGGACATGTGGAGATGGACCCAGAAGCACTATGGAAAGGGTTTATCACTGTGGTTAAGGGAGCTGTGCAAG ATGCAGGAGTTCAAATGCACCAGATGGAGGCCCTTGGCATCTCCACTCAACGAGGTACCTTCACAACATGGGACAG GAACACTGGGGTTCCTTTCCATAACTTCATCAGCTGGCAGGATCAGAGGGCTGCAGACCTGGTGAATTCCTGGAACAAATCCTACACAATAAAG GCAATCCATGGTGTGTCAAAGGTACACTACTTCCTGACCAGGCAGAAGCGTTCGCTTGCAGCAAGTCTTATTGTCTTCTCCTCTCAACATGTTACCTTCCGCCTCGTCTGGGCCCTAACACACTACAagcag GTTCGTCAAGCAGTAAATGAAGGCAACTGCTGCTTTGGAACTATAGACACCTGGCTCCTGTTCAAACTCACAAAAG GACTCGTCCATGCCACAGACTACTCTAATGCCAGTTCAACAGGAATTTTCGACTCCTATCAG ATGTGTTGGAGTGGGTTTCTCtgctctcttctttctctccctctgtctatTTTCCCCACAGTAGAAAATACAGG GCAAGACTTTGGTTCCACAGACCCATCCATCTTCGGCGTGCCCATTCCCATCATGGCAGTG ATGGCAGACCAGCAGTCAGCCATGTTTGGAGAGTGCTGCTTTGACGTAGGTGATGTCAAGATCACCATGGGCACGGGCACCTTCATGGACATCAACACCGGGAGTAAACCACATACGTCCATGGCAG GCCTGTATCCTCTAGTGGGGTGGAAGATTGGCTCAGAAGTGGTGTATCTGGCGGAGGGCAATGGAGCAGACACAGGCACTGCCATCAAATGGGCACAAAAGCTTG AGCTCTTCACTGACGTCCAAGAGACCAGCGCCATGGCTTACAGTGTCAGTGACTCAGACGGAGTGTATTTCGTCCCTTCCTTCAGTGGCCTGCAG GCTCCTCTGAATGATCCCAAAGCTTGTGCTTCCCTCATGGGCCTCAAACCTACCACCACTAAAGGTCATCTGGTCCGGGCCATTCTGGAGTCTGTTGCCTTCAG AAACCAGCAGCTATTTGAGACAATGAGGGAAACTCGCATTCCTATCACAAAGATCAG gGTGGATGGTGGTGTTTCATCAAATGACTTTGTCATGCAGCTGACTGCAGACCTGTTTGGCAGAAAGATAGCCAGAACCCAACACCGTGAAATGTCATGTTTAGGGGCTGCTTTTGTCGCTGGACTTGGA GCTTCTGGAGGACCAGGGAAGAGCTGA
- the atp1b3a gene encoding sodium/potassium-transporting ATPase subunit beta-3a isoform X1: protein MASTEDKPANKENVSSWKDSFYNPRTGELMGRTASSWALILLFYLVFYCFLAGMFALTMWVMLLTLDDYVPKYRDRVPYPGLVIRPNSLDITFNKSDPLKYADYVQHLESFLQRYNDTEQEKNEECPQGEYFMQDDSEDMTKKACRFKRGVLSLCSGLSDTNFGYSEGKPCVLLKMNRIIGLKPRGDPYINCTVKRDNPIQMQYFPSEGRIDKMYFPYYGKKAHETYVQPLVAVKLLLTKEDYNKELSVECRVEGSDLRNNDERDKFLGRVTFRIKVVE from the exons ATGGCGAGTACCGAGGATAAACCTGCCAACAAGGAGAATGTGTCCAGCTGGAAGGACTCCTTCTACAACCCGAGGACCGGGGAGCTGATGGGTCGCACGGCCAGCAGCTGGG CCCTCATCCTGTTGTTCTACCTGGTTTTCTACTGTTTCCTGGCTGGTATGTTTGCCCTGACCATGTGGGTGATGCTGCTCACTCTGGATGACTATGTGCCGAAGTACCGAGACCGTGTTCCCTATCCAG GATTGGTGATTCGTCCCAATTCATTGGATATCACATTCAATAAATCTGACCCGCTGAAGTATGCAGATTATGTCCAACACCTGGAGTCCTTCCTGCAAA GATATAATGATACAGAGCAGGAGAAGAACGAGGAGTGCCCACAAGGAGAGTATTTCATGCAGGATGACAGCGAGGACATGACGAAGAAAGCTTGTCGCTTCAAGAGGGGCGTCCTGAGTCTCTGCTCTGGCCTCTCTGACACCAACTTTGGCTACTCTGAGGGAAAACCCTGCGTGCTGCTGAAGATGAACAGG ATCATCGGCCTGAAACCTCGTGGGGATCCCTACATCAACTGCACAGTAaaa AGAGACAACCCAATCCAAATGCAGTATTTCCCCAGTGAGGGGCGTATTGATAAGATGTATTTCCCCTACTACGGCAAGAAAGCCCAT GAGACTTACGTGCAGCCCCTGGTGGCAGTGAAGCTGCTGCTCACCAAGGAGGACTACAACAAGGAGCTGTCGGTGGAGTGCAGGGTAGAGGGCTCTGACCTCCGGAACAACGATGAGAGGGATAAGTTCCTGGGCCGCGTTACCTTCAGGATCAAGGTGGTGGAGTAA
- the gk5 gene encoding putative glycerol kinase 5 isoform X2, which produces MGTQRNGFKKESFILSVDVGTTTIRCHVYDKVAKVRGSCSTKVVSLYPDIGHVEMDPEALWKGFITVVKGAVQDAGVQMHQMEALGISTQRGTFTTWDRNTGVPFHNFISWQDQRAADLVNSWNKSYTIKAIHGVSKVHYFLTRQKRSLAASLIVFSSQHVTFRLVWALTHYKQVRQAVNEGNCCFGTIDTWLLFKLTKGLVHATDYSNASSTGIFDSYQMCWSGFLCSLLSLPLSIFPTVENTGQDFGSTDPSIFGVPIPIMAVMADQQSAMFGECCFDVGDVKITMGTGTFMDINTGSKPHTSMAGLYPLVGWKIGSEVVYLAEGNGADTGTAIKWAQKLELFTDVQETSAMAYSVSDSDGVYFVPSFSGLQAPLNDPKACASLMGLKPTTTKGHLVRAILESVAFRVDGGVSSNDFVMQLTADLFGRKIARTQHREMSCLGAAFVAGLGVGFWRTREELKKLQSTDEMFLPRGGAPKEGAGGPSQEYIPVIHSWEGALRRSMNWYNKP; this is translated from the exons ATGGGGACTCAGAGGAACGGTTTCAAGAAGGAAAGCTTCATCTTATCCGTGGACGTTGGTACAACGACAATCAGATGTCACGTCTATGATAAAGTGGCAAAAGTCCGAGGATCATGCTCCACTAAG GTTGTTTCCTTGTATCCAGATATAGGACATGTGGAGATGGACCCAGAAGCACTATGGAAAGGGTTTATCACTGTGGTTAAGGGAGCTGTGCAAG ATGCAGGAGTTCAAATGCACCAGATGGAGGCCCTTGGCATCTCCACTCAACGAGGTACCTTCACAACATGGGACAG GAACACTGGGGTTCCTTTCCATAACTTCATCAGCTGGCAGGATCAGAGGGCTGCAGACCTGGTGAATTCCTGGAACAAATCCTACACAATAAAG GCAATCCATGGTGTGTCAAAGGTACACTACTTCCTGACCAGGCAGAAGCGTTCGCTTGCAGCAAGTCTTATTGTCTTCTCCTCTCAACATGTTACCTTCCGCCTCGTCTGGGCCCTAACACACTACAagcag GTTCGTCAAGCAGTAAATGAAGGCAACTGCTGCTTTGGAACTATAGACACCTGGCTCCTGTTCAAACTCACAAAAG GACTCGTCCATGCCACAGACTACTCTAATGCCAGTTCAACAGGAATTTTCGACTCCTATCAG ATGTGTTGGAGTGGGTTTCTCtgctctcttctttctctccctctgtctatTTTCCCCACAGTAGAAAATACAGG GCAAGACTTTGGTTCCACAGACCCATCCATCTTCGGCGTGCCCATTCCCATCATGGCAGTG ATGGCAGACCAGCAGTCAGCCATGTTTGGAGAGTGCTGCTTTGACGTAGGTGATGTCAAGATCACCATGGGCACGGGCACCTTCATGGACATCAACACCGGGAGTAAACCACATACGTCCATGGCAG GCCTGTATCCTCTAGTGGGGTGGAAGATTGGCTCAGAAGTGGTGTATCTGGCGGAGGGCAATGGAGCAGACACAGGCACTGCCATCAAATGGGCACAAAAGCTTG AGCTCTTCACTGACGTCCAAGAGACCAGCGCCATGGCTTACAGTGTCAGTGACTCAGACGGAGTGTATTTCGTCCCTTCCTTCAGTGGCCTGCAG GCTCCTCTGAATGATCCCAAAGCTTGTGCTTCCCTCATGGGCCTCAAACCTACCACCACTAAAGGTCATCTGGTCCGGGCCATTCTGGAGTCTGTTGCCTTCAG gGTGGATGGTGGTGTTTCATCAAATGACTTTGTCATGCAGCTGACTGCAGACCTGTTTGGCAGAAAGATAGCCAGAACCCAACACCGTGAAATGTCATGTTTAGGGGCTGCTTTTGTCGCTGGACTTGGAGTGG GCTTCTGGAGGACCAGGGAAGAGCTGAAGAAGCTGCAGAGTACCGACGAGATGTTCTTGCCCCGAGGAGGAGCACCCAAGGAGGGTGCTGGCGGCCCAAGTCAGGAATACATCCCTGTCATCCACAGCTGGGAGGGAGCTCTCAGACGCTCCATGAATTGGTACAACAAGCCATGA
- the atp1b3a gene encoding sodium/potassium-transporting ATPase subunit beta-3a isoform X3, producing the protein MFALTMWVMLLTLDDYVPKYRDRVPYPGLVIRPNSLDITFNKSDPLKYADYVQHLESFLQRYNDTEQEKNEECPQGEYFMQDDSEDMTKKACRFKRGVLSLCSGLSDTNFGYSEGKPCVLLKMNRIIGLKPRGDPYINCTVKRDNPIQMQYFPSEGRIDKMYFPYYGKKAHETYVQPLVAVKLLLTKEDYNKELSVECRVEGSDLRNNDERDKFLGRVTFRIKVVE; encoded by the exons ATGTTTGCCCTGACCATGTGGGTGATGCTGCTCACTCTGGATGACTATGTGCCGAAGTACCGAGACCGTGTTCCCTATCCAG GATTGGTGATTCGTCCCAATTCATTGGATATCACATTCAATAAATCTGACCCGCTGAAGTATGCAGATTATGTCCAACACCTGGAGTCCTTCCTGCAAA GATATAATGATACAGAGCAGGAGAAGAACGAGGAGTGCCCACAAGGAGAGTATTTCATGCAGGATGACAGCGAGGACATGACGAAGAAAGCTTGTCGCTTCAAGAGGGGCGTCCTGAGTCTCTGCTCTGGCCTCTCTGACACCAACTTTGGCTACTCTGAGGGAAAACCCTGCGTGCTGCTGAAGATGAACAGG ATCATCGGCCTGAAACCTCGTGGGGATCCCTACATCAACTGCACAGTAaaa AGAGACAACCCAATCCAAATGCAGTATTTCCCCAGTGAGGGGCGTATTGATAAGATGTATTTCCCCTACTACGGCAAGAAAGCCCAT GAGACTTACGTGCAGCCCCTGGTGGCAGTGAAGCTGCTGCTCACCAAGGAGGACTACAACAAGGAGCTGTCGGTGGAGTGCAGGGTAGAGGGCTCTGACCTCCGGAACAACGATGAGAGGGATAAGTTCCTGGGCCGCGTTACCTTCAGGATCAAGGTGGTGGAGTAA